The Pseudomonadota bacterium genome has a window encoding:
- a CDS encoding YqaA family protein, with product MLKRLYQWTLDKAAHEQAPRWLAAVSFIESSFFPIPPDVMLAPMCLARPDRALYYAFICTLASVAGALLGYAIGFFLFETVGQPILGFYGLNEKFAVFSSDFNEQGWIIVLLAGFTPLPFKVITIAAGATAMPLYVLLGASIIARSARFFVVAILLKRFGPPMKTWIDNNFALATTMVGVLFVGGFVALRYLF from the coding sequence ATGCTGAAACGGCTCTACCAATGGACGCTCGACAAGGCGGCGCATGAGCAAGCGCCGCGATGGCTCGCGGCGGTCAGCTTCATCGAGTCCAGCTTCTTCCCGATCCCGCCCGATGTGATGCTGGCACCCATGTGTCTCGCCAGACCAGACCGTGCGCTATACTATGCCTTTATCTGTACCCTGGCTTCTGTGGCCGGTGCGTTGCTCGGCTATGCCATCGGCTTTTTCCTGTTCGAAACGGTCGGCCAGCCGATACTCGGCTTTTATGGACTGAATGAGAAATTCGCCGTCTTCTCGTCTGATTTCAACGAGCAGGGCTGGATCATTGTATTGCTCGCCGGCTTCACCCCTTTGCCGTTCAAGGTCATCACCATCGCTGCAGGGGCGACGGCAATGCCGCTCTATGTGCTGCTCGGCGCATCCATTATCGCCCGCTCGGCGCGCTTCTTTGTCGTCGCCATATTGCTCAAACGCTTCGGGCCGCCGATGAAAACATGGATCGATAACAATTTTGCACTGGCAACCACTATGGTCGGAGTGCTGTTTGTCGGTGGCTTTGTCGCACTGCGCTATCTTTTCTGA